One genomic region from Onychostoma macrolepis isolate SWU-2019 chromosome 23, ASM1243209v1, whole genome shotgun sequence encodes:
- the dhrs3a gene encoding short-chain dehydrogenase/reductase 3a: protein MMEMKVLGCALLFPLQILFCLLRAIVRFFTRQKRRDLGTDVILITGGGRGIGRHLAKEFAKQGARKVILWGRTEKCLKDTCEEISMTGTECHYFVCDVGNREEVYQQAKVLREKVGDVTILVNNAAVVHGKSLMDSDDDALLKTQHINTLGQFWTTKAFLPRMLELCNGHVVCINSILSLSSIPGAIDYCTSKASSYAFMESLTLGLLDCPGVGCTTVLPFHTDTEMFQGMRVRFPKLFPPLNPEIVAERTVEAVRTNTAFVVLPWTMHFLVILKSLLPQSALEEIHKFSGSYTCMNTFKGRT from the exons ATGATGGAGATGAAGGTGCTGGGATGCGCGTTGCTTTTTCCTCTCCAGATCTTATTTTGCTTATTGAGGGCGATCGTGCGCTTCTTTACGCGCCAGAAGCGCAGAGATCTGGGCACTGATGTGATCCTCATCACTGGAGGTGGAAGAGGAATCGGCCGTCACCTGGCTAAAGAGTTTGCCAAGCAAGGAGCAAGAAAG GTGATTTTGTGGGGCCGCACAGAGAAATGTTTAAAAGACACATGTGAGGAGATCTCCATGACTGGAACAGAGTGCCATTACTTTGTGTGCGACGTGGGCAACAGAGAGGAAGTGTACCAGCAGGCCAAAGTGCTCAGGGAAAAG GTCGGGGATGTCACCATTCTTGTCAATAATGCAGCTGTTGTCCATGGAAAAAGTCTTATGGACAGTGACGATGACGCACTCCTGAAAACCCAGCACATAAACACACTTGGACAGTTCTGG ACCACGAAAGCATTTCTGCCTCGCATGCTGGAGCTCTGCAACGGCCACGTGGTGTGCATTAACTCCATTCTCTCCCTCTCCTCCATCCCTGGAGCCATCGACTACTGCACGTCCAAGGCCTCGTCTTATGCCTTCATGGAAAGCCTGACGCTAGGCCTGCTGGACTGTCCAGGAGTGGGCTGCACCACGGTGCTTCCCTTCCATACTGACACAGAGATGTTCCAGGGCATGAGAGTTAG GTTCCCTAAGCTGTTTCCTCCTCTGAATCCTGAGATAGTGGCTGAACGCACTGTGGAAGCTGTAAGGACCAACACTGCCTTTGTTGTCCTGCCATGGACCATGCACTTTCTTGTCATCCTTAAGAG tcttttgCCCCAGTCTGCCCTGGAAGAGATCCATAAGTTTTCAGGAAGCTACACCTGTATGAACACATTCAAAGGACGGACTTAA
- the igsf21b gene encoding immunoglobulin superfamily member 21b has protein sequence MSIITLSLLLCADLLDFVIGYLTVTIEPLPPVVMGDTVTLKCNFRTDGNLREIVWFRVTEGGTSKQKIFTYDAMYNTNFSHMEDFRRREDLVYQSTVRLPEVQMEDDGPYECHVGIYDRGSREKVVLASGSITLNVMSPPKSISVEAANQPARFSRYEAQNFTLVCIVTGGKPAPVVYFKRDGELIEVHPFTSTEKVENRGLLAAMDNQPLISRELDDTKVQKSLSFLGPYSEPVRLDKDRPQRHYTSVAPGREEASPTTEVIPETVISREFPRWVLSSSPMYYFNHTQSELHDGTLEVQAMLTWHLNPQLDNEALFTCEVKHPALSMPMKAEVTLSAPKGPKLSVVPSRAIVGDTVRIKVEGFQMGPKANKVFPEPLFTWTRVGGPLLDGSEERFGKILVLERVPAELNGSMYRCTVQNPLGSTNTHTRLIVFENPRIKKNIHLNSGDSVGDMVGPSLMLLLLSLTLELT, from the exons ATGAGTATAATTACTTTATCTTTGCTCCTGTGTGCTGACCTACTGGATTTCGTTATAG GTTATTTAACAGTCACCATTGAGCCTCTCCCTCCTGTGGTTATGGGGGACACAGTGACTTTGAAGTGCAATTTCAGGACGGATGGCAACTTACGAGAGATTGTGTGGTTTCGG GTGACTGAAGGTGGAACATCAAAACAGAAAATTTTCACCTACGACGCCATGTACAACACCAATTTTTCTCACATGGAGGACTTTCGCAGACGAGAGGACCTTGTTTACCAGTCAACTGTCAG GCTCCCTGAGGTTCAGATGGAAGATGATGGACCATATGAATGCCATGTGGGGATCTATGACAGGGGATCTAGAGAGAAGGTGGTCTTGGCATCTGGGAGTATCACTCTTAATGTCATGT CTCCACCAAAATCAATATCTGTTGAAGCAGCAAATCAGCCAGCTCGATTCAGTCGCTACGAGGCTCAAAATTTCACACTTGTTTGCATTGTAACTGGAGGAAAACCTGCCCCCGTG GTGTACTTCAAGAGGGATGGAGAACTTATTGAAGTACATCCTTTCACGTCTACTGAGAAAGTGGAAAACAGAGGCTTGCTCGCTGCCATGGATAACCAGCCGCTTATCAGTCGAGAACTGGATGATACAAAAGTGCAGAAGTCTCTTTCTTTCCTGGGCCCTTACAGCGAGCCGGTGCGTCTGGATAAGGACCGGCCCCAGCGCCACTACACGTCTGTAGCCCCTGGTCGGGAAGAAGCCAGTCCCACCACAGAGGTCATCCCAGAGACTGTGATCAGCCGAGAGTTTCCCCGCTGGGTGCTGAGCTCAAGCCCGATGTATTATTTCAACCATACGCAGTCTGAGCTTCATGACGGTACATTGGAAGTCCAAGCTATGCTGACCTGGCACTTGAACCCACAGCTGGACAATGAGGCTCTGTTCACCTGTGAAGTCAAGCACCCTGCTCTTTCCATGCCCATGAAGGCAGAGGTTACACTCT CTGCTCCAAAAGGCCCGAAACTCTCTGTGGTACCAAGCCGAGCAATAGTGGGAGACACGGTTCGCATCAAAGTGGAGGGATTCCAAATGGGGCCCAAAGCG AACAAAGTGTTTCCAGAGCCTCTGTTCACATGGACACGTGTGGGAGGACCTCTGCTGGATGGAAGTGAAGAGAGATTTGGTAAAATACTGGTTCTGGAAAGAGTCCCAGCTGAGCTCAACGGATCCATGTATCGCTGCACGGTCCAAAACCCATTGGGATCTACCAACACTCACACTCGCCTCATAGTATTTG aaaatccCAGGATCAAGAAGAATATACATCTGAACT CTGGCGATTCTGTTGGAGACATGGTTGGGCCCTCACtgatgctgctgctgttgtcatTGACTCTGGAGTTAACATGA